AAATCCAGCTCACATGGGAGGGGTCCGGATAGCGTTGACGGATCCTGCATACCGCGCTATAGTTAAGGAATCAAGGCGACCTCCGGGTCGCCTTCTTCCATTTACCTTGCGATCTCCCTTCCCGCGCCTGCGGACAGCTCTCGCGCCGCTTTATTGACAACGGCTTAAATTGAAGTCGCCGCCATGAGGCGCTGTGGCAACTGGATGTACCGAATCCTCTGCCATCCCGCACGCAGTCGTGTCCTCAGTTCCTTTGTCGTCCTAGCGCAGAAATTCCCCAAGACATTCCGCTTCACGTAGGCCCAGACCTTCTCAATCGGATTGAACTCCGGTGAATACGGTGGCAGGTACACCAGCGAGAGCCGATCCTGCGTCTCCACGAAGGCCGAGACGGCCTTCGCACGGTGAATCGCGGCATTGTCCAACACCACCACCAGTTCGCCCGTCACGTGCTTCAGAAGGTGGTTCAGAAACGCCAGCACGTCACCCGTCTTGACCGCTCCTGTCTGGGTCCGCTGGAGAAATTGCCCGTTCGACGTGATGGCCCCAATCGTTGAAAGCTTCTGCCAACTGGCCGGAAGACGCACCACGGGCGTCTTCCCCCGTTTTGCCCATGTCCGTCGGAGCACGCCCTTCAGACTGAAGCCCACTTCATCGAGGTAGACGAGCGTGGCGCCCTGCGCGATCTTTTTTTTCGACACCCGGACGCGTGGTCTGCACCCAGGTCCGTACGGCCTCCTCGTTCTGTTCCAGCGCCCCTTTACCGGGTTTCTGGGGCGAGAATCCCAGGCGATGGAGCACCTTGCGAACGTGGTCGACGTGGTACCACACGTCCAGGTGCCGCCCGATGACTTCGCGGACACGAGCGGTGGTCCAGGTGGAGTCGGGAAAGCCGTGTGCCAGGGCACCCTCCTGCAGGAGGGTGCTGATCTTCTGCTGCCCCTCCGGGGTCAGGCGGGCGGGCCGACCCGTCGTGGGGGTGGCCTCCAGGCCACCCTGGCGTTTGAGCCGCTCTTTCCAGGTGTAGACGGTGTGGATCGAGACGCCGAAGTGATCCGCGATCTGCTGGTTGGTGTGTCCACCGGCCTGAATCATGTTCAGTGCGGCGAGTCGCCGTTCTTCGAGCTGGGCGCGGGTGTACTTGGAGGGGTGCCACGGTGCCATGTCATAGCCAGTCTAGCAACCTAAATTTCTACCGTTATCAATAGATCCCAATGGAGAAGCGAAGTTCAATACCGCCTTCGGTTTCGGAAACAATCGTCTGATCTTCGTCTCGAGTGATCAGAATAAGCCTGCGGTCGAGCTGAAGGCCTTCTGTGACGTCTTTCTGGGTTTGAACGCGACGGCAGGCGCCCAGTGGACGGACGGGGCGAGTGCCGCTGGCCTGGTTTACGCCGGCGATCATAAAAATCCGACGAACACACCCTTCATGGATGGTGCCCGGAAGGTGCTGACCGGTCTGGGTGTCACGAAAGAATAAGGGTGGCGAACTACAGTGACGACATGGAACAGGTCATGAGGCAATCATCCATACAAGACGTCCCCCTAGCACTGCGCCGGGCGCTGACGTACACATTGAGTAGCGTCATCGTCTTCTTGTTGGTCCTGCTCGCCCTTCGGTATGGCGAAGCGTTCCGTTTGAATGAGGCGTGGTACAGTCCTCAGGCCTTGTGGCGCAACATAGAAGCCACGTGGCCAGACTTCCTCCGCCTGGGCCTCCTGACCTTGTTCCCAGCGGCGTTGCTCAGCGCATTTGGCCGCACGGCCTGGACACAACACGGCCTTGCTGCCCTGGTGACGGCTGCACTCCTGACTTTGTGGAGCACGCTGGGTGGATTCGGGGGAACGCTCGCCCTCCTTCCAGCGGCGCTCGGTGGCATTGCGCTTGTCGCTGCTGCAACGGCGCTGTGGCATGCTTCGAGACGCTTACACTGAGGATCAAACGCCTCGAAAGGCATGAAGGAAGGTACCTCATCAATAGTGCGGACAGGTTCAAGCGGCTTTAACGCCAAGATCCAGCGGCCTGGACGGATGTTCCTCCAATTCAACGAATCGCTGTGACAAACCCAGATTGGCCATCATTCGCGAGGCGAACAGCCGGTTAAACGCGCGTCGTTTCACATCCTCGTACGGGTAATAACCTCGGGTGCTAGGGGTTGGCGACGAGACAGAAAAAGCGGAAGCTCCGGTATGCCTACCAAAGAACTTCCGCTGCACCAGTCTACTGTGACCGACCTCTTCACGATCATTTACGTCTACGTCGACGACTACCTCAAGGCCGCTGCCCGCAGCGGCCTGTTCACATTACCCGACGAACCCAACCAGAAGGCCAGTTACGCCGAGCTCATGACCATCGCACTCGTCGGTGAACTCCTCCACCAGCCCTCGGCACAGCAGTGGTTCGCTCAGGTACGCGTCACCTACACCTTCCTCTTTCCCTCCTGACCCGATCGCTCCCGGTATCTCCGCATCCAACTGAACCTTGAGCGGATCTATGCCGACCTCGCGCTCCGATTGCCCCACTTCGATGACGACACCGTCTATGTCATCGACAGCAAACCGCTCGTGTACTGCGTTGGAGCCCGACACAAACGGCCAAGGAGCATGACCACCGCGACGAGTGGCCGCGGCGGACACGGTGGATACGGCAGAACCGGCTTCTTCTACGGGTTCAAGCTGCATGCCGTGATCGTCGATCACGGCATGCTCGTGCGCTTTGCTATTGTCCCTGGGAGAGAGGGAGACCCACCCGTGGCACGGGCGCTCTTGGATCCCCAGGAAGCGGCGTTGGTCCTGGGCGATCGAGGGTACCAGGGCTGTGGCGTGTATGCCCAGCCGAAGAAAAACTTCAAGAAGCCACGCCACTGGTGGGGGGCGATGCGATGGGTGAGGAAAACGATCGAGACTGTTTTTTCACGTCTGGATCGTTCTTTTCACTTGATGTTGCCACAGTTGAATTCGGAGAGATCCATTCGGGCACACGTGTGTCGCAAGATCGCCGCCCACAACTTGGGCCTCTATTTCGGAGGCTACTGAACCCCTAGCACCCGAGGTTAATAACATTCGGCTTTGTTGGCGAATTCGGGGATCGTCAAATTCATGACTCGGGTTCACACTGAGCCATGAGCCTACAACCAAAATCTGTCAGTGAGGTTCCCGCCGAAACGGCTCGTGTCGCTCGCGCTGCCTTTCGCAAAGGGAATCCATACCTGCGATTTCGGGATGAGTTCGGTTCGCTCTTCACCGACCAAGACTTCGTTCAGCTCTACCCGCGTCGGGGACAACCCGCGTTTTCCCCCAGTCAGCTCGCTCTCGTGACCCTCGTACAGTTCGCAGAGAACCTGACTGATCGCCGGATGGCCGACTATTGATAACGGTAGAAATTTAGGTTGCTAAACTGACCTGGACATGGCACCGTGGCAACCCTCCAAGTACACCCGCGCCCAGCTCGAAGAACGGCGACTCGCCGCACTGAACATGATTCAGGCCGGTGGACACACCAACCAGCAGATCGCGGATCACTTCGGCGTCTCGATCCACACCGTCTACACCTGGAAAGAGCGGCTCAAACGCCAGGGTGGCCTGGAAGCCACTCCCACCACGGGTCGGCCCGCCCGCCTGACCCCGGAGGGGCAGCAGAAGATCAGCACCCTCCTGCAGGAGGGTGCCCTGGCACACGGCTTTCCCGACGCCACCTGGACCACCGCTCGTGTCCGCGAAGTCATCGGGCGGCACCTGGGCGTGTGGTACCACGTCGACCATGTCCGCAAGGTGCTCCATCGCCTGGGATTCTCGCCCCAGAAACCTGGGAAAGGGGCGCTGGAACAGAACGAGGAGGCCGTACGGACCTGGGTGCAGACCACGCGCCCGGGTGTCGAAAAAAAAGGTCGCTCAGGGCGCCACGCTCGTCTACCTCGATGAAGTGGGCTTCAGTCTGAAAGGCGTGCTCCGACGGACATGGGCACAACGGGGGAAGACGCCCGTGGTGCGTCTTCCGGCCAGTTGGCAGAAGCTCTCAACGCTTGGGGCCATCACGTCGAACGGGCAATTTCTCCAGCGGACCCAGACAGGAGCGGTCAAGACGGGTGATGTGCTGGCGTTCCTGAACCACCTGCTGAAGCACGTGACGGGCGAACTGGTGGTGGTGCTGGACAATGCCGCGATTCACCGGGCGAAGGCCGTCTCGGCCTTCGTGGAGACGCAGGCTCGGCTCTCGCTGGTGTACCTGCCACCGTATTCACCGGAGTTCAATCCGATTGAGAAGGTCTGGGCCTACGTGAAGCGGAACGTCTTGGGAAATTTCTGCGCCAGGACGACAAAGGAACTGAGGACACGGCTGCGTGCGGGATGGCAGAGGATTCGGTACATCCAGTTGCCGCAGCGCCTCATGGCGGCGACTTCAATTTAAACCGTTATCAATAATGCGCGCCCGGGCACTTCCCTGGACCTGTGAATTGCTCCAGTACGGGGCTGTGGCCTGTCAGATGACCCCTTCAGTATCCAGCCCTTGCTGACGCCTCTCTTCAGGAATCTATTCACGTCAAACGCCTGATCTGTTCAAACCATCCGTGGCGCGTTCCGGCGTAGGCTGAGGGCAGTCATCGCTGGATGAACGCCGGTCTCTCACCATCAGGAGTTGCACATGCCTGCCACTGCCATCCGTTCAACGATTCGTGTCAACGTCCTGCAGGCCAGTGCGCGTATTAATCCCGGCCTGATCGAGACCGTGCCGGTGGTAGTGCGTATGCTCGATACACATGGGATTTCCCGCGTTCACCAGTCCATTCTCCTGGGGCTGTCAGTCGGAGCGGTAGCCCGGTCGCTGAAAGGACAGCTTCCGAGGAGGCTCAATCAGGACCAGATCACTCGCCTGAGCCTCGCGGCCAACGTGCATGTGCATCTGCACCGTCTCTACAGCGAGCATGCAGCGTCGCAGTGGATGACGCGTTCCAGCCAGCGCCATCCGTTCCTGGGGCTCTCCCCTCTCGCATACGCTCTGGAACGCGGCATTCCGGGTCTGGTGACCATCTATGAAATGCTACTCAGTGATATGACGGACTACCCCACCACCACGCTGGCTGAACGGGAGGCCGGTGAGCGGTTCACCCTGGTGATCCGCGCTGATCTGGACCGACTGACACGCTCCGTGGAAGGTTCCGGCTGACCGCTGATGCCGTGTCTCTCCGGACTGTTGACGGCCTGAGTCGATTGCGTGCTCAGCTCTCTTCCGCGTCGATCAGACCCAGGAGCCAGCGGGCGTCGACGTTCAACGCAAGGGAGAGGGCCACCACCTCGAAGTCGTACACGCTTCGGGTGCCCTGTTCGATGCGGGTCAGGGTCGGCTGGCTCAGGGAAAACCCGCTGACGGCCTCGATCCGTTCATCCAGCGCCTGAAGGGTCAGGTTCTGTTCGGAGCGCGCCTGGCGGACACGGTCACCGATCACGTTGCCCCTCGGGAGGCCGCTGCTGTTGTTCTGTCGTCGCAGCGCCGTTGGCTTCCGCATCACTGGACAGTAACACGGAGACTGGCGGCGCGTCGGGCAGAAGCAGGTGCGTGAGGGGGGTGTCGATCAGGTCGATGCGTCCCTTCCACAGGCAGTCCAGGGCCGTGGTGCCCTGCGCGGCATGCCGGATGGCGGCGGGCCAGGGGCGGCGCAGCAGGGCCGGGATGAGGTCGCCGGGCAGCAGCAGTTGCAGAGCGAGATAAACATCGCTGAGGCGCGCGAGGCACAGTTCAGGCGCGGCTGGAGCGTGACTGTGCAGGAATTGCTTGACGTCGCCCGGTTTGAGGCGCAGCTGTTCCCGGAGGACCTGTTCCGGTCGCACATCCAGGTAGGAATGCACGTGGATTCCCTGGTGACGGAGGAGGGGGGCGAGGGGACGGTAACGCTGCGCACTGGGACTCAGGCCCAGCAGACCAACCGGGAGTGGGCCGGTCGGGGCGTGCGTGATGGAGACGACGTCGAGGTGCGCGCCGCCCGGCCAGTAGAGGTGACGGGCATCATCGGTGATGCGTGGAGAGCGGCTCAGCAACGGCAGGCGCAGTGCGTGGTGGGTGGGCAGGCGGGACAGGGGGCGCAGGTCGATCAGGCGGGTCAGACCGTCATCAAGGGTGACCCAGGCGGCATGTTCGCCTTCCGGGAGAACTTCGGTGATGCGCGGGCCGTTCACTGATGATCCGTGTAGACGCGGGTCAGGGCGCGCCAGAGGTGTTCCGGGACGCAGGCCCATTCACCGGTCAGCTGGAGGGTGGTGGCGCGCGCGGGGCGGAGGGCGTGCAGGTAGCGTACGCGGCCGCGCTGGTCGTGTGCGAGGACCGCGTCGCGCAGCGCGTTCAGCAGTCGGCGCGGGGGATGGTCGATGGTGGGTGGCAGCAGGATCAGCAGCACCGGCAGGGAAGCGTCATGGGTGATGCACCATTTGTGCCACTTGCTATCTGACGCTGTCCCACCGTTCATATCCACATATTATGTTAAATAAGCATAGCGGCTTCCTGACTGAGGGGTAGCGGTTCAGGCCGCATTAAGGGACCATGAAGAATTTCGACTCGATGGTGAGCGTGGCCCTTGACCGGAACTCAGTATCACCAGAGTTGCGTTGGACCAAAACCAGCGGAACGACCTTGCTTTTGCCAGTCGGTAGTACCACGAGGCAGCATCGCGTGGAAAACGAGACTGCCGCTAACTGCGCATCAACTGAAAAATTTTCCGGGAGTAGGCGTCTCCACTTTTCCACGGACGTGCCAGATATTCGACAGGCGAGTGGCCATCCAGTTTATTGTTAGCCCTATGCCACCAGCGGTGAATTTGGTGCGGAGTGCGGGATGTGCGCTGCTCCACCAAAGCTTCGCTCAGGGCGGCCAGACGTTGCAGAACCGCTGGGCTGAACGTATTTGATCTCTGTTGTTCGGCAAACGAGATCCACGTGAGTCCCACGATCCTACTGACGGTCTCCTCTCCAGCAGGGCCACGATTTCGCTGACGGATAGGTCTGGACTGGATACCCCAGAGTCGTGTGGAGCAGTGTCTGCTACAGCGGTAGTTGCGTCACGTACCGGCGTGAGCTGAGCGATGATGCGCCCATCCTGTACCAGCACAAAATGTTCCCCCTGTTCCAGGGCACGCAAAATTTTCTGCGCCTCACGGCGCAATTGACTGACTGTTACCGGACGCGACATCACTCTACTCTCCTGCTATGCTTATTGAACATAGTGTTGCATTGAGGCATACTCCAGCTCATAACCATCAACAGGCAGAGATGCGCAGGAGCACCGCACATGGCCAATCGAAATTCCGCGGACCAAATGGTCTTTCTACAACACACGGACGTGATGATTGTATACGTTGCACGCGCCCCGGACCTGCAATTGACATTGATCTACGCATACATACAGAGTCAGCAGAGCTCTCAGGTTGCTCGCGAATGCATTCGACATCTGTACTGGCTGCAGGCCAATGGGGCCCCACTCACAGCGCCTGTGCCGCAGATACGGCAGGCGGTGGAGCGAATGATGACGGCCCTATATCACGTGACGCTGCTGTCAGCCCTCCACCAAACGCGCATACTTTGCCCACCTGGCGTCAGTGTCGATACGGTATCAACAGCGTTGGCGCGTCTGCGAACGGCATTTCGAACTGCAATCGAGCTGAAACTACGGTCTGATCAGCCCATGGACACCGTAACGCTTAAACCCGGTCAACTACGACGGTATAGAGAGTTTCAACGTAACAACAGTATTTACACCATTCGTCGGAACCCTCTATACTATTACAAAGTTGAAGCCCGTGGTAATCATATCCCGGTCAATATAATAGATAATCCTGAGTTGCCATCTCATATGAGGCAGGCTATCCGTCAGGCATGCTGGAGCGAACGGGACTGGGCCGTGTTCGAGGTGCTGATCAGCTCTGGCGCGCGTGTCGCTGAGGTCTGCGAGGCCACCTGGGCTGGTGTGAGGGCAGAAGGATTTGAAGCCGGCCTCGCATTACATACCAAAGGTCAGGGGCGGCTGCCATACAAATCGACGTCATTGACACCAGAGGCACTGACGGCACTGACACGTTATTGCGCCACCGAACGAACAGCGTATGACCCACTGCATGTACAGTTCCATGCATGGAACCGTGGCCGATCATGGACATCCTCGCGATACTTGGAGTTTTTAAAAAAACGGAAGATTAATCCCGCGACAGTTCCAATTTTTATTAATGAGCGCAGGAAACCTTATAATCGGAATGCTTTTGATAAAAATCCGATAGCAAAACTCCGGAACCGCGCTAAGGATTCGCGGAATTCTGGTTTGCGACTACTGGTGTCCGCTCACCATTGGCGACATTGGTACATCAATCTACAGTTAGATAAAATTGCCGCCTCTAGCCAGAATGTTGATGAGCATACTGATATGCTTGTAAAATTTGTAGATGATATGGGTTGGAAACATTGGAGTGGGCTCAGTCATTATGATCATCGGGGGCAAGCAACGAAGCTGCTCAGGGCACGGGAGGAGGGTGTAAAAGAAAGTCATAAATCTGATTCGAAAAAACAAAGTTTTCGAGTTATTGCCGAAATGAAGAAGAAAAAAATTATTCCAGAGGAAAACCCATATAGGCAGACCGTTACGTGATAGAAGAAATTGCGATGGGCCTAGATCCTATGCTAGCCGCACGCGTGCGAAAATGGGAAATTTCGGATTGTCCACCATCCAAACTATTAGAGTTGCTGCTTTCTAGTATCCAGGCCAGGGAGCCTTGGTCTCCTATTGCGACTCTGGTTATTCTAGAGGCGGCCCCAGAATCATGGAAATCTCCGGCTTGGTTAACTAAGTTCATTTATTTGACTCGCCAATGGCGCCGATTTTGGCATAAATCGGGTTGTCCATCCTCTTTGTTAGATTGCGATTACACAGAGCTCATGAGCGTGAAACAACGACGCAAGATTTTTTTAAGTGCCGGGTTTGTGTTGAGTAAAGCATTGGCAGAAGGCAGAGCACCTGAATATTTGAGAGAAAACCTGACAATTTTCTCTCAAAGCAGATACTTAGATGCACTTGGCTGGAATAATCTCAATCACCTTCCGCAAGTAGTATTACAGTTACTCATAGAACGCAGTAAATCGCATGAATTATTTATTCCTAGCGAGTACAGGAAGATCGCCGTTGCTCTGTTCGGTTACAGAGAGCAGCCATTTGGGGTAACTGTTGGGTTGGTTGCGGCCGCCATGTTAGGGGAAAAGGTTGACGGCTATAGGGAGCGCAATGCTCCTCTCAGTATCCTGGGGGTCTTGTACAGTGTAGCCGCTGTCATGAAAGCTCTTGAAAAGAAAGATCCCTTTGCTTCCCTCGACACCGTAAATGCCAACGCATTACTAGAGGAATATTTAGACGGTCAATTAGATTCAGGCACCCTTCGAAGCTCTCGTATAGAGAGAGTCAACAACTATCAGCTAGCGGTGGATGCTCAAAAAAGATTACTGGAAAGCAAGCCTCATATAACCGATAGGCTATCTCGGTGGCTGCTGCCTATACCTCAGCAACCCATAGACCATGCTCAGCTTGCGAATGATATGCAATCATTACGCAAGAATCAACGATCCGTGGAAGTCAATGCATTGATGAAAAATTTAACGACGCGGCTGTATGTAATCGCCACACGTGCAGAAGTGTTCCATCATTTTTATGAATTATCAAAGAAGGCTCGACAGCAATACGTTCAGGGAGATGGATCACCAGTAGTTTTTCACCAGCATCTTCATGATGGATCTGCCATTTTAAAATGGCGTGTGGTTTCAGCCGCGGCTGTGGACTGTGATTTACGTGGTGTTACGACGGCCCGTCGTTTCACGGACGGGCATATTCTGACTGAATATCTGGGGGCGACCGACGGTAGCGGCAGACATCTACCAGAAACCTTCTTGACAACTGTCTATCACGGCTGCTACGCCCCTGCGAGATCCTCGCGTACTAATTTACCGCGCGGAGTTCTCAGGCCGGCCGGACAAATCAATAAACTGCTCAGAGAATCCATCGCCGCAGATCTACGTGAGCAGCGTCCCGTCAGGGTATATGTGGACGCGAACGCCTTTTCTCTAGGGATTGCGTACGGTTCGCTGGCCATACTGATCATTATTACTATCGGCATGCGGCAGCATGAGCTTCAGCAAATCAGAATAGACTCAGGATTTTCAGAAGACGTCGATGACATCATAGAATTTCAGATATATCCAAAAGCACGCAAGAGAGATAGAAAGCAGAAGACTTCTTACGCCATTCCTCCTGAAATCCTGACCTATTTTTTCCGTGTATTTGATCTTCATGAAGAAATTTGGCCACGCTGGGCTGTCGGATTCCCGAAAAACGGTTCGGAATTTCAATTGGAATCTGGAGAGTACCTCTTTTATGGCGAAAGGGCACCATTTAGTGGGTCAGATATTATTAACCTAATGCACTGGACGGCCGTAGGCGTTCCGCTAGAGTTTGATAATAAAGCCGTAGAACAGACAGCTCAGCTTATGAGGCATGGAAACGCTCAAATTAAAAAGGAACTTAAATTCACTCTGAATGAAATTCAAAGAGGATTTGGACATAGATCCGGGAAAACCACCCGTACTTATACAGATATTGAAACTCAAGGCAATCATCTTGAGACGCCAGTTTTGGTGCGAACAGCATGGGAAGCAATTTCGGCAGTGCTGCCAAACCCAGAGGAAAAATGAATCAGAAATTGGATGTCTGGGTGTCTCGAGCACTTAAGTTTCTTGAATCTTCTAAATTGCCACTAAGTGAGAGATTATCGACTAAGAATATTATCTCTACTATACAGATTCTCCAGATAGAGGATTTGAGAACTAGTAAACCAGAATTCCCTCTGGATAAATTGCCAGACGTACCATTATTATATCCTTCTACTCTCCTTAGAAATACGGCAGCTCAGAAATTAATTGAGCAGGCACGTGGAGAAAGCGCCAGCCTTCCAGATTTTCAAAATTTTGGTGGATGGCAATCACCTCAAAGCTTTACCAAGAACGCTCAACGCGAACGGCGCAACAAATTGGAATCACTTTCGCTCAAAGAATTGGCATACGAAGTTGTGGGATTGGAAGAAGTAATTAGTCATGCAGAAAATCGACGGAGGCAACTTGAAATATTAGCGGGCGATTCCACTAATCCGTGGCCATCCGATAAAACATACCCATTAATCCCGTTTGAGCCGTCAGCGACGGCACTGGGGAGATATGAAAAGTACTGGAAGCGTTCCACCAAAGCCGATTTGATCCAATTGATCATTTCATTAAACAGAACTGCAGCAGAACACGAGCAACAACTGCTGGCATGGGATGCCAACTACGCACTCACGCAGCTCGTACTCCTGCAGCCCGTGCCCCCGCAATCGCAGAAAAAACCAAAAAAATGAAATTGCAAATTTGCACAGAAAATTTGTCGTCTGG
Above is a window of Deinococcus sp. LM3 DNA encoding:
- a CDS encoding transposase, giving the protein MPHFDDDTVYVIDSKPLVYCVGARHKRPRSMTTATSGRGGHGGYGRTGFFYGFKLHAVIVDHGMLVRFAIVPGREGDPPVARALLDPQEAALVLGDRGYQGCGVYAQPKKNFKKPRHWWGAMRWVRKTIETVFSRLDRSFHLMLPQLNSERSIRAHVCRKIAAHNLGLYFGGY
- a CDS encoding IS630 family transposase (programmed frameshift): MAPWHPSKYTRAQLEERRLAALNMIQAGGHTNQQIADHFGVSIHTVYTWKERLKRQGGLEATPTTGRPARLTPEGQQKISTLLQEGALAHGFPDSTWTTARVREVIGRHLDVWYHVDHVRKVLHRLGFSPQKPGKGALEQNEEAVRTWVQTTRPGVEKKIAQGATLVYLDEVGFSLKGVLRRTWAKRGKTPVVRLPASWQKLSTIGAITSNGQFLQRTQTGAVKTGDVLAFLNHLLKHVTGELVVVLDNAAIHRAKAVSAFVETQDRLSLVYLPPYSPEFNPIEKVWAYVKRNVLGNFCARTTKELRTRLRAGWQRIRYIQLPQRLMAATSI
- a CDS encoding DUF2442 domain-containing protein; protein product: MNGPRITEVLPEGEHAAWVTLDDGLTRLIDLRPLSRLPTHHALRLPLLSRSPRITDDARHLYWPGGAHLDVVSITHAPTGPLPVGLLGLSPSAQRYRPLAPLLRHQGIHVHSYLDVRPEQVLREQLRLKPGDVKQFLHSHAPAAPELCLARLSDVYLALQLLLPGDLIPALLRRPWPAAIRHAAQGTTALDCLWKGRIDLIDTPLTHLLLPDAPPVSVLLSSDAEANGAATTEQQQRPPEGQRDR
- a CDS encoding helix-turn-helix transcriptional regulator is translated as MIGDRVRQARSEQNLTLQALDERIEAVSGFSLSQPTLTRIEQGTRSVYDFEVVALSLALNVDARWLLGLIDAEES
- a CDS encoding IS630 family transposase (programmed frameshift) encodes the protein MAPWQPSKYTRAQLEERRLAALNMIQAGGHTNQQIADHFGVSIHTVYTWKERLKRQGGLEATPTTGRPARLTPEGQQKISTLLQEGALAHGFPDATWTTARVREVIGRHLGVWYHVDHVRKVLHRLGFSPQKPGKGALEQNEEAVRTWVQTTRPGVKKKVAQGATLVYLDEVGFSLKGVLRRTWAQRGKTPVVRLPASWQKLSTLGAITSNGQFLQRTQTGAVKTGDVLAFLNHLLKHVTGELVVVLDNAAIHRAKAVSAFVETQARLSLVYLPPYSPEFNPIEKVWAYVKRNVLGNFCARTTKELRTRLRAGWQRIRYIQLPQRLMAATSI